The genomic DNA ATGAAAATTTATGACAACCACCATGAATCGGTCATAAGAGGATATTTCTCAAAGGTGATACCCTGTTTTATCCTCCTGCGATCATAAGTGTAATGTGAATATCATCTCCATCTTTTACCGGTTTGGCCAGTTCATCGGGATAGGCGCTTTTTAGATTGAGATAGATTTCAATTACGTTAGCCAGTTTCCCCTTTTTATTAAACAGGGCTTTTTCCATGCCGGGAAACTTCCTGACCAGACTGTCCAGGCAAGCACCCACCGTATTTCCATCAACCTCGACGATATTTAAGCCATTGGTAAAT from Thermodesulfobacteriota bacterium includes the following:
- a CDS encoding MoaD/ThiS family protein; its protein translation is MSVKINIHKTHRQFTNGLNIVEVDGNTVGACLDSLVRKFPGMEKALFNKKGKLANVIEIYLNLKSAYPDELAKPVKDGDDIHITLMIAGG